A window of Thunnus thynnus chromosome 17, fThuThy2.1, whole genome shotgun sequence contains these coding sequences:
- the si:ch211-237i5.4 gene encoding reticulon-4 receptor-like 2 gives MCLIFPVLLFLLLAFYSPPFLFPSVECLRLCPHECICYEHAELVDCRARGFEHVPRGLPHGTWLLELGGNNLSEIGTRAFTGLWSLRVLVLTHSQIQEIQPQAFFSLSFLEKLDLSWNQLKSLPVDFSTSLSALRELRLEHNNLCHISGYSLEYLDNMEKLDLSHNQLVSVGPGVFRGLSRLRQLYLHNNRLSVVQQGSLDMLPGLEVLQLNNNNISQIESDALAPLYSLAVLALEGNNLRHLKFKTFISLHTTATHIQLSGNPWSCDCELHRVFSKILHVRHLHIVDYRNVTCQDPPQLAGASLAWVDSQLCIAETATVLVITVTVLVTVVAALVMAERNRKRNHGKKWETESQSPPS, from the exons ATGTGTCTCATTTTCCCTGTCCTACTCTTCCTCCTTCTTGCCTTTTATTCCCCCCCATTCCTTTTTCCATCGGTTGAGTGCTTGCGGTTGTGTCCACACGAGTGCATTTGTTATGAGCACGCTGAACTAGTGGACTGTCGTGCCCGTGGGTTCGAGCACGTTCCCAGAGGCCTCCCACACGGCACATGGCTGCTGGAGCTGGGAGGAAACAATCTGAGTGAGATTGGCACCCGAGCCTTCACTGGACTGTGGTCCCTGCGGGTGCTGGTGCTCACCCACAGCCAGATACAAGAAATCCAACCACAG gcaTTTTTCTCGTTGTCCTTCCTGGAGAAGCTGGATCTGAGCTGGAACCAGTTAAAATCTCTCCCTGTCGACTTCTCCACCAGTCTGTCTGCTCTCAGAGAGCTTCGACTGGAGCACAACAACTTATGTCATATATCTGGATACAG CTTGGAGTATCTGGACAACATGGAGAAGCTGGACCTCAGTCATAACCAGTTGGTGTCGGTCGGCCCTGGTGTGTTTAGGGGCCTCTCCAGGCTCAGACAGCTCTACTTGCACAACAACAGACTGTCTGTGGTGCAGCAGGGGAGCCTGGATATGCTGCCTGGATTAGAG gtgCTCCAGCTGAATAATAACAACATCTCTCAGATAGAGAGTGATGCTCTGGCTCCTCTCTACAGCCTGGCTGTTCTGGCTCTGGAGGGAAACAACCTGCGTCACCTCAAGTTTAAAACTTTCATCAGCCTGCATACAACAGCTACACACATCCAGCTGTCAG GCAACCCATGGAGCTGTGACTGTGAGCTGCATCGCGTCTTTAGCAAAATCTTGCACGTTCGCCATCTTCACATTGTTGACTACCGCAATGTGACGTGCCAGGACCCACCGCAGCTGGCCGGGGCTTCGCTGGCTTGGGTAGACAGCCAGCTCTGCATCGCAGAGACCGCCACCGTACTCGTTATCACTGTCACCGTGCTGGTCACTGTGGTGGCGGCTTTGGTGATGGCAGAaaggaacaggaagaggaaCCATGGAAAGAAATGGGAAACAGAGTCACAGAGCCCCCCGTCCTGA